The genome window tataaaacaaatttcaTCTATTTTTGTTATGGCATTCCATGAATTTGTGTAATCGggttatttaaaatattattttaaaaaattgtattatgcataaaatatattatatatagatatgataaaaatgttaaacaAATAGCCACTTAAGACAATTAGCAATtgttataaacaaaaatcgAATACCTGTttaatactattattattccatGCTAATTCAAGCATTCaaactaataataatgtctttaactacatatattaattatatataaatctcaattaattaattaataacCTACTTTGTCtcaatacatatattacataaaaataatattatgacAAATTGTTTACagattaaaaataaaatccaTAATAATGATTCTCAATGTGGTATagacattttttaataaaatgaattttcttttattgtttttcattgtttataaattaacttaaatttataatatttcattaatatattttttattaatttttataatattttcgtAGTGTGAAACATTTAAGGGTATTGAGGAACTATTGAATGATGATTTTTATCTCCATGGTATAAATGACAATACTAAATTATTAGAAATTTATTGTCCTATTAGCAGTGAAACGGGGAAAAGAGAATGTAAAACTGCCAGTCAAAGAGTTAATGCTGCTactgtattattatttaatcatttatttagcggagatgaaaatatagaatctgataataaaaataacgaaTATATCATGTATATTATGCTATGGTTAAGTAGTAAAATGAATCTAATTACAGATGGAACTTACGGAAGCGTGTCAGATTTTTATACTAcgtttataaaaaatggtgATGTTGATGTTGATGTTGatgataattattattatgattattttgataaaatctctgaaaaaaaagaaataatgaaaattaaaattgaaGGAATGCATGAACTTTATGAGTTACTTAAAGATCTGTGTAATGCAATTAATAATTCTTCCGAAGATTCTTCAAATTGCTCCGATTGTTCAAATTTTGCTAATAAATGGAAAGACCAATCCAATAAACTTGTTGAAAAAGAAACTAAGGTTTATGAAGATGAGTATTATTGTGATGTGCTGTtaactttaaaaaaagcTTATGagaaatttaaaaaagataatGGTATCCAAAATAAACTTCCAGAACTcgaaaaaatagaaaaaataaataattgtaaGGAATTATGTAAAGATGCAAACAACTCGTGGAGAATTATAGATGCGAGTTCCCAAGATTTATCGAATGAAATAGATCGAAATTTTAGTgacattttaaaaacaattccctctaaagataaaaagaaatatcGGATACTGAAGAAATTtgtgaaaattataaaaaaaataacgatCAAGAAGAGAAGaatagtgaaaaaaaagaaaagaaaaaaagtaatTGTCAAAGCACCgatgaataaaaaacagAGTAACAAGCATCAAGGATCAAGCCAAGGAGGAAAACAATCAGTTACAGAAGAACCATCACAAATTTCAGAAGATGAATCATATTCAGAAGATGAATCAGATTTAGAAGGTGAAGAAGAAGATAGTGAACAAACCGAACCGAAGAATAATTATCAAAACACCGAACAACAAAATACAGTAGATCAAGCATCAAACCAAAGTGATAACCCATCATATTCAGAAGGTGCATCATCAGCTTCAGGAAATGAACTAGAAAATAGTGGAAAATCACAAGAAGACTCTGAAGAACAAacaaatacaaatttatcAACGAAAACGAACAATCAAACAGTAGTTCAAGAACAATCTGGTGCAGAACCAGAAACAGATTCAAAACCAGAACCAGAACTAGAACCACAGTTAAAATCACAGACAGAATCACCACTACCACCACCACCACAAGCACAACAACATCAACCATCATTGTCACAACCAGAACAAGAACAAGAACAAACACAGATAAAATCACAGAAAGAATTAGCACCACAACAAGAACCATCAACACCATCATCGTCagaaacaaaaaaacaagAACAACTAGAATCTCCATCTACACAAGAAAAATCATTGACGAAACATGAAACTGGATTTTTATATGGTTTATATAAAACGCatatttcatctttttataaaaaccTTACTGATTATGGGCATCGTTTATATGAAAGTGTATCAACTAGCTTAACAAAAGGTTATTCtgcatttaataaaatttctaATGATTTAATTAATCATCTAAATAAAGTAAATGATACATTACCATCAGTTGATAATAACATTCACCAAAAAGATTCGGGAAGTGATTTACTTCCATCTGATAGTCCATCAGAAACGCCCTTGTCTTCACCGATACAATCTAGTGACAATAAAGTTGAAGGTGAAAACCAAGAAAAAGAACCTGAAGATAAAAGCCACGAAAAAGAAACTGAAAGTGGAAGCCAAGAAATAAATTCTGAAGATGAAAAACCAAAAAAAGAATCTGAAGGTGGAAGTGGAGATACAATAAGTGAACCTGAAGGTGGAAGTGAAGATACAATAAGTGAACCTGAAGTTGGAAACcaagaaaataaaactgAAGGTAAAGACCAAATAAGTGAAACTGGAAGTAAAGATGAAGTACCAATACCAACACCAGCTCCTGAAGAGCCATCAAAGGATTCTATCAATAAAATACATGATCAAGGAATTAAACAACTTCCTCCTGAAATCAAGGTAGAAAAAGGAATATTTGAAATAGGATTTCCAGGAGATGTATTTAAAGGatacaaattatttgtatatttagTTATAATTATTGGCATACCCATTATTTTAGCACTTATGTATAAGGTAAATagaaagaaaattattaaatagaaaattaaaaaatacatattacTACATATTTTGTGCAtgcataaaaaacaaataactatatatttttcataattttatgttagtatttttcatttggATGGAGAAAGGaattgaagaaaaaaaaaaacatgaaaaaggttataaatatgtttggTGGAAATGAAAAGACAAAAAGAGTTATAAACCCAACTGATCGAAAAAAACAAgtacaaataattataaatttatctaaaaaaaaacaggaTAAAAAGCTTACAAATCCATCTACTCAAAAAAAGCAGGATGAAAAGGTTACAAGTTCATCtactcaaaaaaaacaaactaAACAGTTTATAAATTCCATTTACTGGGGAAAATATccattattaaatatgtataaactTATGGAGACCGATCCTGTaccatttattattttgtatttggtgtttattttttatgtttatagAAGAAAATGCGATTCTttagaataataaatataattaatagtTTTTGTTTTGTGTTCATATTCTTTGGATCTGACTTAAAAATTCAATATAAGTAATTTGGcttatataaacaattaaaaagtGTATTTtgtgtaatatataatatgtgtattttattaatttatataaaacaatgaCGTATGATCGATTCATGTGATTTCAATTATAACTTACTTTTCTATAActctaaaaatatattagtttataaattatttagtaacgaaaaaaaataaataagaggaaataaatcattaatAGATTATTCAGATGACATGAATTGATATAATTAAGATATGTCCTATTTGGagataattaatttttaatgaaaattatttggtttataagaaaaatgaaaacaataaataaattccattcatgaaaataaattttctaatattacggtctgaaaaatatatataaaatatatgtttatatataaatattttacaataaTGCATTTTGATTAAAAGGAAGCATGTACATCAATctaagaaaaaaacataaatggatgaatatataacatgTTCAGGTTTTTtggaaattataaatatgtacacttatttaaaataatatttgttttaacaattgttgaaataaattgttatgttattaaaatttgtatatcGCTTACAGAGTCGACATAGGTGATATTAACATATctgtcttttttttcaatggAGTATGCAATTAAGTTAAAAAacgtttttttaattttccttttctaATATGTCTTCAGAATCAATGTAAGTTATGAATAAATTCTCGTTTTTTACGATttagtttttatattttttatcggAAGGGTTGtgatcatttatatatgctgAAGCCATGACTACTATAGTTTTGTTTTCTGATatctataaaattaataaaaatatattgcataaattattgtgaataatataaaaaatatgatttataACGAAATAGAAGAGGAAAATTTTCCTTACTTAAAATTTTGGAGCTTaagcataaaaatatttatgacGAGATCACGGCCATTTTTTGCAATGGTGTTGTATCATTACTAAATTTGGATTGTACACACGGacaatttttcaaaaaaataataatttcgcataatgtaaattaaaatattataaatttgaagACATGGGAAACAATAAATAGTATCATATAACAATGACAATACTAAATCATGAAATGTCGAATAAATagtaacaataatataatgatttgactaattatttatgttttgtATACTTTTAACAGAGCCATTATTGAAaagttttttataattggGACCCCATAAcatgtttattatttcattatactAATGGAAACAAAgagaaatatatgtatataaattataataatttttttattttaatttggtTTATAACTTTTAATGATGTTCATTAATTGATACCTCATTCtgattaataattatatattgaattttttCAACATTTGTATGACCTcgatgtttttttttataaaaatagatatTGTAAGCATAATATCTAttacataatttataacAATCTTTACTTGTAGCATAACGttctaaatattttaaagcttcattaataaatatgcacGCTTGTATAGTTTCTTTGGGATATTTACATAATAGGtgattgtttttttcatatatttcttcTGAATTATCattgatgaaaatgaacatatttatatatatataaaaataaaggtattgtatttatattataaaatttttgcAAAGACATACATTTAATGTTTTCATAACgaaatatgtaatatatatattgttgtATTTTCTTACGTAAGATAACGTTTTCTTGATATGAAtgttacatattttattggaCCAGGGTCAGTTGCAAGAGTTTTATTATTGACATGTAGGGAGATggttaaaagaaataaaacaattttaacataaaatttattcatttttgaagtttacaaacaaaatattaaaatatatattagtattttttaagttaaaaattaacaacTCGAAAAAATAAGCCACAagtataattaaaattgaagcaaataatttttccaataaagtataaaaaaCTATTATTTAAACGGTAAAATTTATGCTTTTATCAGATTTATAagtt of Plasmodium berghei ANKA genome assembly, chromosome: 6 contains these proteins:
- a CDS encoding BIR protein, whose protein sequence is MILNVCETFKGIEELLNDDFYLHGINDNTKLLEIYCPISSETGKRECKTASQRVNAATVLLFNHLFSGDENIESDNKNNEYIMYIMLWLSSKMNLITDGTYGSVSDFYTTFIKNGDVDVDVDDNYYYDYFDKISEKKEIMKIKIEGMHELYELLKDLCNAINNSSEDSSNCSDCSNFANKWKDQSNKLVEKETKVYEDEYYCDVLLTLKKAYEKFKKDNGIQNKLPELEKIEKINNCKELCKDANNSWRIIDASSQDLSNEIDRNFSDILKTIPSKDKKKYRILKKFVKIIKKITIKKRRIVKKKKRKKVIVKAPMNKKQSNKHQGSSQGGKQSVTEEPSQISEDESYSEDESDLEGEEEDSEQTEPKNNYQNTEQQNTVDQASNQSDNPSYSEGASSASGNELENSGKSQEDSEEQTNTNLSTKTNNQTVVQEQSGAEPETDSKPEPELEPQLKSQTESPLPPPPQAQQHQPSLSQPEQEQEQTQIKSQKELAPQQEPSTPSSSETKKQEQLESPSTQEKSLTKHETGFLYGLYKTHISSFYKNLTDYGHRLYESVSTSLTKGYSAFNKISNDLINHLNKVNDTLPSVDNNIHQKDSGSDLLPSDSPSETPLSSPIQSSDNKVEGENQEKEPEDKSHEKETESGSQEINSEDEKPKKESEGGSGDTISEPEGGSEDTISEPEVGNQENKTEGKDQISETGSKDEVPIPTPAPEEPSKDSINKIHDQGIKQLPPEIKVEKGIFEIGFPGDVFKGYKLFVYLVIIIGIPIILALMYKYFSFGWRKELKKKKNMKKVINMFGGNEKTKRVINPTDRKKQVQIIINLSKKKQDKKLTNPSTQKKQDEKVTSSSTQKKQTKQFINSIYWGKYPLLNMYKLMETDPVPFIILYLVFIFYVYRRKCDSLE